AGATGGGAAGGCTCAAAAAACACAACAACGAGCGGTCGCCTTGTCACTTCGGGATTAACAACGTTAGCAGTGGCCGACATTTGGCACCTGATGCACTTTCCTACTTTATAACGATATATTAATAAAGCATTTTGTTGTCGGCGAGTGTGCCACCATCCTACACAACTTGCCCTACATTTGATTTTGTTCTTTGAGATatttaatagatattttattatattttttatgatttggaATATTATAGATTTTTTTATGCCTCATCATAAGTTGGATCGAGTTAAGTTGatgtagaattttatttttttctaagctCGATTAAAATatgaagttaaaattttatttaagcttaaattaaattaaaaatgttaaatctaACTCGGTCCGCTTATAATAACCTTTTTAGATTatgtttatataaaataaatttaaaaatataataattaaatacactaaatatattaaaataaaattttctcaataagttaaaaatacattaaaaaatataGTGATTCAGGTTAGGCTCTAGCCCAAATCAAAAAATTCAAATGAATATTATTTTTTTCAAACTTATTTTTTTTAAGCCTAGGCGAATTATCTAACCCAATTGTGGGTCTAGTTCCATTTTATTCTTCAATCACCAATTGCTATTTCCGACATGAAGAGGCTCAGTTCGGAATAATAATGTCATGACCTTTAATTAGGCCTTTTTCTTTTCCTATTGGATAAAGACGAATCTAAGACCGTCGGACGAATCCAAGAGAGTAGGACGAATCCAGGAGAGTAGACAAGGGCCATGGcgctcaaaaaagaaaaaaattcaattaaatcctcttataaatagataaattataaattaatatataataaaattatattttagtcctctaaaatatttatttttaattcgattttaagtgaataaattatgaattaatatataataaaattacactttaattcctaaatgaaaataaaataaaactgttAAAtccattaaaatataaaattataaattaatatataataaatttatattttaatttatgaaaaattataattaaattataaggtgtaaaaaatatttatagaTTCACCTTGACTGCTGGAGGCTTTTCTCAAATGGTGTTGACTGCTTCGCTCCGAAGACTTTTTCACTCTTTTGTTTTATTTGGGTTGTGTTCCATGCTTGAGGGTGAAGACGATGGCTCCTTCAATGGAGTCCGTGAtgactctttcttttttttttcttgagatttttcaaaattttcacgtCACTTTAAAACAAGATAAATCAGTATTCTTTTTAACAGttcatttatggttttaattatttactttcaATTTTGATGTATAAAGATTAAATCCTCCTAATAAAGGGGCTAATTGCATTTACACCTCAAATACAAGACTCATCAAGTAATTTAACCATTAATTGTAAATTCCACAATTGGCCACCCAACTtgcataaattttcattttgagtaCCAAAAAAATTGCAAAATGGGCATTGTTGTTAACAATCATTTTCATTTCAGTCACCTGTAGTTAACTCAATGTTATTTTACACTTATTTTAGTCACCAaactttaataacttttcaattggtcactcattttatctttttaataattaaattttgtttttaaaaagtaaatgaatgacaaaatgaaaatttaatagaGTTGGGTGATTAAAACGAGTGCACAACAAAATTGAATTAACagggtgaccaaaatgaaaatttattaaagttgagtgaccaactatgtaatttaatcttcatTATATCATGTCTGTGTATGGCtccagaattttttttttttttttaaagcctGCTTTTGTTCTTCAGTCttgtttttaaataatataatgcaTCGAAAAACATCCTTAAAAATTCATGGGTTTTGTCTGAAATAAACAAATTTGTAATAACCAGACGATGAATAGCAGCATCAATATCAGCAACAAAGTGTTGAACACATTAAGGTTAAAGAACCCAAAGCTTTTATTACTCGAATCCTGCAACAATTTATCTCAATTGAAGATCATCCATGGTTATATGATAAGAACCCATATCATTTTCGACATTTTCGCAGCTAGTCGATTGATTTCCCTTTGTATAAACAACCCTTCATTCGGGTCATTTTCATTAAATTATGCTCACAATATTTTTTCCCAAATCGAAACCCCAAATCTTTTTATGTACAATGCTTTGATCAAAGGGTTTTCTGGTGAAAACCCAATTAAGGGTTTCGAGTTTTACGTTCGAATGTTGAGGGCTAACATTGTTCCCGATAATCTTAGTTTTCCATTTTTGGTAAGGGCTTGTGCACAGTTGGAAGGCATTGATATGGGGATTCAAGCTCATGGTCAAATTGTAAAACATGGGTTTGAAAATGATGTTTATGTGCAGAATTCATTAGTTTATATGTATTCAATGTGTGGAGATATAAAGGCTGCTAACGAAGTGTTTAGTCGAATGTTGTCGCCGAATGTGGTTTCATGGACGTCGATCATTGCTGGGTTTAATAAAATTGGAGATGTTGAAATGGCACGTGAATTGTTCGATAAAATGCCTGAGAGGAACTTGGTTACTTGGAGTACAATGATTAATGGGTACGCTAAGAACAATTGCTTTGAAAAAGCTGTTGAATTGTTTCAGGTACTAAAAGATAAAGGGATTAAAGCTAATGAAACTGTTATGGTTAGTGTAATTTCTTCTTATGCTCATTTGGGTGCAATTGAATTAGGTGAAAAAGCTCATGATTATGTTGTTAAGAACAATTTGAGTTTGAATGTGATTCTTGGGACGGCTTTAGTAGATATGTATGCAAGATGTGGGAGTATTGAGAAAGCTATTAAAGTGTTTGATCAAATGCCTGAAAGAGATGTTCTTAGTTGGACTGCTCTTATTGCTGGATTCGCAATGCATGGTTATGCAGAGAAGGCAATTTGGTTCTTTTCAAAAATGGTGAATTCCGGGTTAAAACCGAGAGATATTACGTTTACGTCTTTGTTATCTGCTTGCAGCCATGGCGGATTAGTTGAAAAAGGTTTAGAGTTGTTCGAGAGCATGAAAAGAGATTACGGGATTGAGCCAAGGTTGGAACATTACGGTTGCGTTGTGGATTTGCTTGGCCGAGCAGGGAAGTTAGCCGAAGCGGAGAAGTTTGTGCTTGAAATGCCGCTAAAACCGAATGCACCTATTTGGGGTGCACTTCTCGGAGCTTGTAGGATTCATAGAAACGCAGAAATTGCAGAAAGAGTGGGGAAT
This is a stretch of genomic DNA from Gossypium arboreum isolate Shixiya-1 chromosome 11, ASM2569848v2, whole genome shotgun sequence. It encodes these proteins:
- the LOC108472746 gene encoding pentatricopeptide repeat-containing protein At5g06540 produces the protein MNSSINISNKVLNTLRLKNPKLLLLESCNNLSQLKIIHGYMIRTHIIFDIFAASRLISLCINNPSFGSFSLNYAHNIFSQIETPNLFMYNALIKGFSGENPIKGFEFYVRMLRANIVPDNLSFPFLVRACAQLEGIDMGIQAHGQIVKHGFENDVYVQNSLVYMYSMCGDIKAANEVFSRMLSPNVVSWTSIIAGFNKIGDVEMARELFDKMPERNLVTWSTMINGYAKNNCFEKAVELFQVLKDKGIKANETVMVSVISSYAHLGAIELGEKAHDYVVKNNLSLNVILGTALVDMYARCGSIEKAIKVFDQMPERDVLSWTALIAGFAMHGYAEKAIWFFSKMVNSGLKPRDITFTSLLSACSHGGLVEKGLELFESMKRDYGIEPRLEHYGCVVDLLGRAGKLAEAEKFVLEMPLKPNAPIWGALLGACRIHRNAEIAERVGNILIPLLPEHSGYYVLLSNIYARTNRWENVETMRQMMKEKGVKKPPGYSLIEVDGKVHNFKMGDKLHPEIEMIERKWDEILRKIRLAGYTGNTSDALFDIDEEEKENALHRHSEKLAIAYGVMRTEAPAPIRIVKNLRVCEDCHTATKLISKVFGRELIVRDRNRFHHFKEGSCSCMDYW